One window of Kosakonia cowanii JCM 10956 = DSM 18146 genomic DNA carries:
- a CDS encoding T6SS amidase immunity protein Tai4 family protein translates to MKGFSRGLIASLLLSAGVSAAPQPDAASRTYAQNYKDAALALCVAKAYASEPAASKDASASAGGFDNWSEYDAEKGAGKMGELADRYLAGEYHSHQGSDVKLNLMKCIDMYHSAELAKQVKDFVPHPERSWAQDHASAKRGK, encoded by the coding sequence ATGAAAGGGTTTTCTCGCGGGTTAATTGCCAGCTTACTGTTGAGCGCCGGGGTAAGTGCTGCGCCTCAACCTGACGCCGCAAGCCGCACCTATGCACAGAATTACAAAGATGCCGCACTGGCGCTCTGTGTAGCGAAAGCGTACGCCAGTGAACCAGCTGCCAGTAAAGACGCATCAGCCAGCGCTGGCGGTTTTGATAACTGGAGCGAGTATGATGCCGAAAAGGGCGCCGGGAAGATGGGCGAACTGGCCGACCGCTATCTTGCAGGAGAGTATCACTCCCATCAGGGCAGCGATGTAAAACTTAATCTGATGAAATGCATCGACATGTATCACAGCGCAGAGCTTGCAAAACAGGTCAAAGATTTTGTGCCACATCCCGAGCGCAGTTGGGCGCAGGATCATGCTTCAGCAAAGCGCGGTAAATAA
- a CDS encoding methyl-accepting chemotaxis protein: MSVRRFSLLVFGLLLSIFLISSASNLWSLTRSNDSLDNVNKEIRVVLSVIDPINHSRTLRVRLMEAMINASLGDSQKTQASLESANEVMQKASSAFNNYLAAPRVAGEDALATPYRRAWQNYVDNGLRPLMDAAKSNDTARFNQLVSTTIPQLDRQFEITLDNLLAFREKYAQQLNNEAQSRFVNSMVTIGVFALLFTLIIVGIFILLRRRVLSPLDAARLHCQKMAAGELNLPVVSSSKDEIGGMMSALEQMRLSLVQIISQVRNSSQSVAYAAEEIAAGNTDLSARTEEQAASLGQTAASMEELTSTVKHTSENTQQANSLAGNMRSAAQEGNAIVEEAVVSMKEIETSSGKIGTIIGIIEDIAFQTNILALNAAVEAARAGEQGRGFAVVATEVRNLAQRSSVAAKEIKELIELSGRQVLVGSDRVTSAGESMQRIINSVKQVSELMSEIALSTGEQSRGIDQINLAVAQMDTVTQQNAALVEEASAAAYSLKEQSQLLEEAVAVFKLS; encoded by the coding sequence ATGTCAGTCAGGCGTTTTTCATTGCTCGTTTTTGGTCTGTTACTCTCTATCTTCCTTATCAGCTCCGCGTCTAACCTCTGGTCGCTTACCCGCAGTAACGACTCGCTGGATAACGTAAACAAAGAGATCCGCGTGGTGCTGTCGGTCATCGATCCGATTAACCATAGCCGTACCCTGCGCGTACGCCTGATGGAGGCGATGATTAACGCCTCGCTGGGCGATAGCCAGAAAACCCAGGCCTCCCTTGAGAGCGCCAATGAGGTGATGCAAAAAGCCTCGTCGGCGTTCAATAACTATCTCGCCGCGCCGCGCGTTGCCGGTGAAGATGCGCTTGCTACGCCATATCGCCGTGCCTGGCAGAACTATGTTGATAACGGTTTACGTCCGCTGATGGATGCCGCGAAAAGCAACGACACCGCGCGCTTTAACCAGCTGGTCAGCACTACCATTCCTCAGTTAGATCGTCAGTTTGAGATCACCCTTGATAACCTGCTGGCGTTCCGTGAAAAGTATGCCCAGCAGCTGAACAATGAGGCGCAGAGCCGCTTCGTTAACAGCATGGTGACCATCGGCGTCTTTGCGCTGCTGTTTACGCTGATCATTGTGGGCATCTTTATCCTGCTGCGTCGTCGTGTGCTGTCACCGCTGGATGCCGCGCGTCTGCACTGCCAGAAAATGGCGGCGGGCGAACTGAATCTGCCGGTGGTTTCCAGCTCCAAAGATGAGATCGGCGGCATGATGAGCGCGCTGGAGCAGATGCGTCTCTCGCTGGTGCAGATCATCTCTCAGGTGCGTAACTCCAGCCAGAGCGTGGCTTACGCCGCAGAAGAGATCGCCGCAGGTAACACCGATCTGTCGGCGCGTACCGAAGAGCAGGCCGCCTCGCTGGGGCAGACCGCTGCCAGCATGGAAGAGCTGACCTCAACCGTGAAGCACACCTCTGAAAACACCCAGCAGGCCAACAGCCTGGCGGGGAATATGCGCAGCGCGGCGCAAGAGGGGAATGCGATTGTTGAAGAAGCTGTGGTGTCGATGAAGGAGATCGAAACCAGCTCCGGCAAGATCGGCACCATTATCGGCATCATTGAAGATATTGCTTTCCAGACCAACATCCTGGCCCTTAACGCCGCCGTCGAAGCGGCGCGCGCAGGCGAGCAGGGGCGTGGTTTTGCCGTGGTGGCAACCGAAGTGCGTAACCTCGCGCAGCGCTCCTCCGTGGCGGCGAAAGAGATCAAAGAGCTTATTGAACTCTCCGGTCGTCAGGTGCTGGTGGGCAGCGATCGCGTTACCAGCGCAGGCGAGAGCATGCAGCGTATTATCAACTCGGTGAAGCAGGTTTCTGAACTGATGTCGGAGATTGCGCTCTCCACCGGCGAGCAGAGCCGTGGGATCGATCAGATCAACCTCGCGGTGGCGCAGATGGATACCGTGACCCAGCAGAACGCCGCGCTGGTTGAAGAAGCCTCTGCCGCAGCCTACTCGCTGAAAGAGCAGTCTCAGCTGCTGGAAGAGGCGGTTGCGGTGTTTAAGCTCAGCTAA
- a CDS encoding ABC transporter substrate-binding protein: MKKVLCALGLALASLSSAYATTYPLTLENCGYKETFTKAPEHVVALGQNTAEILLLLGLEDKIAATAFWPTKVLPQLAEKNAKIKTLTVEIPTLESVLAQTPDFVAAQSPLLLGPESKVAKREDLATVGVNSYMSPGMCATKKGTGDMYGSRQKLWDMTYLYQEIEDFAKIFNVEDRGQALVADFKKREADLRKEFGKNKKDLSFVFWFSSSSPSADAYVGGKNSASGFIANVLGGHNAITTETEWPTVGWESIIAANPDVIVVSSLDRNRWALDNAQEKIKFLKSDPAVSQLEAVKKGHIVVMDGQAMNPTIRTIYGAEQVAEQLRKMGLN; encoded by the coding sequence ATGAAGAAGGTTCTCTGCGCGCTGGGGCTGGCGCTTGCCTCATTAAGTTCTGCTTATGCCACCACATATCCCCTCACCCTTGAAAACTGCGGCTACAAAGAGACCTTCACCAAAGCCCCTGAGCACGTGGTCGCGCTGGGGCAAAACACCGCCGAGATCCTGCTGCTGCTCGGCTTAGAGGATAAAATCGCCGCCACCGCCTTCTGGCCGACCAAAGTCCTGCCGCAGCTGGCGGAAAAAAATGCGAAGATCAAAACCCTGACGGTAGAGATCCCGACCCTGGAGTCGGTGCTGGCGCAAACCCCGGATTTCGTAGCCGCGCAATCGCCGCTGCTGCTGGGGCCGGAGAGCAAAGTGGCGAAGCGCGAAGATCTCGCCACCGTCGGCGTTAACAGCTATATGTCGCCGGGCATGTGCGCCACTAAAAAAGGCACCGGCGATATGTACGGCAGCCGCCAGAAACTGTGGGACATGACCTATCTCTACCAGGAGATCGAAGATTTCGCGAAGATCTTTAACGTTGAAGATCGCGGCCAGGCGCTGGTTGCCGACTTCAAAAAGCGCGAAGCCGATCTGCGTAAAGAGTTTGGTAAAAACAAAAAAGATCTCTCCTTCGTCTTCTGGTTCTCCAGCTCATCCCCTTCCGCTGACGCCTACGTCGGCGGCAAAAACAGTGCCTCCGGTTTTATCGCCAATGTGCTCGGCGGCCATAACGCCATCACCACCGAAACCGAGTGGCCGACCGTTGGCTGGGAGAGCATTATCGCAGCTAATCCGGATGTGATCGTCGTCTCCAGCCTCGACCGCAATCGCTGGGCGCTGGATAACGCCCAGGAGAAGATTAAATTCCTGAAGAGCGATCCCGCCGTCAGCCAGCTTGAGGCGGTGAAAAAAGGCCACATCGTGGTGATGGATGGCCAGGCGATGAATCCCACCATTCGCACCATTTATGGCGCAGAGCAGGTTGCTGAACAGCTGAGAAAGATGGGGCTTAATTGA
- a CDS encoding FecCD family ABC transporter permease, which produces MAALHPTRQTLWLSSAALLAVVLLVVVIAVGASVGELAIPLPSVFYAIGNKLGLTAEPLNRIYESVIWDFRLSRSLVAACCGAGLAICGAVLQSLLKNALAEPYVLGVSAGASTGAVSVVVLGLGAGAVSLSAGAFAGAFAAFAFVAFLTNGARGGNERTILAGVAASQLFNAVTAYTISTSASAQQARDVMFWLLGSFSGVRWPEFQLVLVVVLIGLAICLYYSRALDAFTFGDDAAASLGIAVPWVRLALFTTTALITATIVSMAGSIGFVGLVVPHMMRFFFGPLHRRLLVACALAGAILMVLADIASRMLIAPQSLPVGVVTALVGVPFFAFIIYRSRNR; this is translated from the coding sequence ATGGCAGCGTTGCACCCAACGCGACAAACGTTGTGGTTAAGTAGTGCCGCGCTGCTTGCCGTTGTGCTGCTAGTGGTGGTGATTGCGGTAGGAGCCAGCGTCGGCGAGCTGGCGATTCCGTTGCCCAGCGTTTTCTATGCGATTGGCAATAAACTTGGGCTGACCGCCGAGCCGCTCAATCGCATCTATGAAAGCGTGATTTGGGATTTCCGCCTCAGCCGTTCGCTGGTCGCCGCCTGTTGTGGTGCCGGGCTGGCGATTTGCGGCGCGGTGCTGCAAAGCCTGTTGAAAAACGCCCTGGCCGAGCCGTATGTGCTCGGCGTCTCGGCGGGCGCATCGACCGGTGCGGTCTCTGTGGTGGTGCTGGGTCTTGGCGCGGGTGCGGTATCGCTCTCGGCGGGTGCTTTTGCCGGAGCCTTCGCCGCCTTTGCGTTTGTCGCGTTTCTCACCAACGGCGCGCGCGGCGGCAACGAGCGCACCATCTTAGCCGGGGTTGCCGCTTCGCAACTCTTTAACGCCGTCACGGCGTATACCATCAGTACCTCCGCCAGCGCCCAGCAGGCGCGCGACGTGATGTTCTGGCTGCTGGGCAGCTTTAGCGGCGTGCGCTGGCCGGAGTTCCAGCTGGTGCTGGTGGTTGTGCTGATTGGTCTGGCGATCTGCCTCTACTACTCGCGGGCGCTGGATGCCTTCACCTTCGGCGACGATGCGGCGGCCTCGTTAGGCATCGCCGTGCCGTGGGTGCGTCTCGCGCTGTTTACCACCACGGCGCTCATCACCGCCACGATTGTCAGCATGGCTGGCTCCATCGGATTTGTCGGGCTGGTGGTGCCGCATATGATGCGCTTCTTCTTTGGGCCGCTGCACCGCAGGCTGCTGGTGGCCTGTGCGCTGGCGGGCGCGATTTTGATGGTGCTGGCGGATATCGCCTCACGCATGTTGATTGCCCCGCAGAGCCTGCCGGTGGGCGTCGTCACCGCACTGGTCGGCGTGCCGTTCTTCGCCTTTATTATTTACCGTTCAAGGAATCGCTAA
- a CDS encoding ABC transporter ATP-binding protein, whose translation MSIAAENITWKVGKKVIVNDVSLAVARGETVGLLGPNGSGKSSLLRVLAGLRRPHKGRVLLDGQNLHRLPKKQLARRVAFVEQHGMTDANMRVRDVVKLGRIPHHSPFSSWSTEDEETISAALARVDMLEKSQQGWLTLSGGERQRVHIARALAQMPSEILLDEPTNHLDIHHQLQLMKLISELPVTSIVAIHDLNHALMFCDSLIVMQHGTVVASGTPQAILTEDLLWEVFRVKAKITPSPCHDKNHIHFIA comes from the coding sequence ATGAGCATCGCCGCTGAAAATATCACCTGGAAGGTGGGTAAAAAAGTGATCGTCAACGATGTCTCACTGGCGGTTGCGCGTGGCGAAACGGTGGGCCTGCTGGGGCCGAACGGCTCGGGGAAATCCTCCCTGCTGCGCGTGCTGGCGGGGCTGCGCCGCCCGCATAAAGGACGTGTATTGCTCGACGGGCAGAACCTTCACCGGCTGCCCAAAAAGCAGCTCGCGCGCCGGGTGGCGTTTGTTGAGCAGCACGGCATGACCGATGCCAATATGCGCGTGCGCGACGTGGTGAAACTGGGGCGTATTCCGCATCACTCCCCCTTCTCCAGCTGGAGCACGGAGGATGAGGAGACCATCTCCGCCGCGCTGGCACGTGTCGACATGCTGGAGAAAAGCCAGCAGGGGTGGCTGACGCTCTCGGGCGGCGAGCGGCAGCGCGTCCACATTGCCCGCGCGCTGGCGCAGATGCCGTCAGAGATCCTGCTCGACGAGCCAACCAACCACCTCGATATTCACCACCAGCTCCAGTTGATGAAGCTTATCAGCGAGCTACCGGTGACCAGCATCGTCGCCATTCACGATCTCAACCATGCGCTGATGTTTTGCGACAGCCTGATTGTGATGCAGCACGGTACTGTGGTGGCGAGCGGTACGCCGCAGGCGATCCTCACCGAAGATCTGCTGTGGGAGGTGTTTCGCGTGAAGGCGAAAATCACGCCATCGCCCTGCCATGACAAAAACCATATCCACTTCATCGCCTGA
- a CDS encoding MDR family MFS transporter produces MSFPHLRPAKQLWPPVLLGSQFVFNIGFYAVVPFLAIFLRDDLLLSGGLIGLVLGLRTFSQQGMFFIGGALSDRFGARVIILCGCIIRVAGYLMLAFGHSLGPIIVGACLTGIGGALFSPSIEALLARAGAQSESRGKRSRAEWFALFAVCGELGAVLGPVAGALMTGLGFRQVALAGAGVFVVALIVLFFCLPPAPPKRQTLAVTPWWTTFRQPRFVAFILAYSSWLLSYNQLYLALPVEIQRAGGSEKDLGPLFMLASVLIITLQLPLARLTRRIGAARMMPVGFLLISASFASVALCAASTPPAGWMRLLPAISFVSLLTLGQMLLVPAAKDMVPWFADDATLGAHYGALATAGGFAVLAGNLLFGSQLDRALTPSVEAIYPWLQLAIFPLCSAVALIFICRPMRRG; encoded by the coding sequence ATGTCTTTTCCCCACCTGCGGCCAGCGAAACAGCTCTGGCCGCCTGTTTTACTCGGTAGCCAGTTTGTTTTTAATATCGGCTTCTACGCCGTGGTGCCCTTCCTGGCGATCTTTCTGCGCGATGACTTACTGCTCTCCGGCGGGCTGATCGGCCTGGTGCTTGGGCTGCGCACTTTCTCGCAGCAGGGGATGTTCTTTATCGGCGGCGCGTTATCGGACCGCTTTGGCGCGCGCGTGATTATTCTCTGCGGCTGCATTATCCGCGTCGCGGGCTATCTGATGCTGGCGTTCGGCCACTCGCTGGGGCCAATTATTGTCGGAGCCTGCCTGACCGGCATTGGCGGTGCGCTCTTCTCCCCCTCGATTGAAGCGCTACTGGCGCGCGCCGGAGCACAGAGCGAGAGCCGCGGCAAGCGCAGCCGCGCCGAGTGGTTTGCGCTTTTTGCCGTCTGCGGCGAGCTCGGCGCGGTGCTTGGCCCGGTGGCGGGCGCGCTGATGACCGGCCTCGGCTTTCGCCAGGTGGCGTTAGCAGGTGCTGGCGTGTTTGTTGTGGCGCTGATTGTGCTCTTCTTCTGCCTGCCGCCCGCGCCGCCAAAACGCCAGACGCTGGCGGTCACGCCGTGGTGGACCACCTTTCGCCAGCCGCGCTTTGTCGCCTTTATCCTCGCCTACAGCTCCTGGTTACTGAGCTATAACCAGCTCTACCTGGCGCTGCCGGTTGAGATCCAGCGCGCGGGCGGCAGCGAAAAAGATCTCGGGCCGCTGTTTATGCTGGCCTCGGTGTTGATTATCACCCTGCAACTGCCCCTCGCCCGCTTAACGCGCCGCATTGGTGCCGCGCGCATGATGCCGGTGGGCTTTTTGCTCATCTCCGCAAGCTTTGCCAGCGTCGCGCTCTGCGCCGCCAGCACGCCGCCTGCGGGCTGGATGCGGCTGCTGCCCGCCATCAGCTTCGTCTCGTTATTAACCCTCGGACAGATGCTGCTGGTGCCTGCGGCGAAAGATATGGTGCCGTGGTTTGCCGACGACGCCACGCTCGGCGCGCACTATGGCGCGCTGGCGACGGCGGGCGGTTTTGCCGTGCTGGCGGGTAACCTGCTGTTTGGCAGCCAGCTCGACCGGGCGTTAACCCCCTCGGTTGAGGCGATCTACCCCTGGTTGCAGTTGGCTATCTTCCCGCTCTGTAGCGCGGTGGCGTTAATCTTTATCTGCCGCCCGATGCGCAGGGGCTAA
- a CDS encoding efflux RND transporter periplasmic adaptor subunit — MSEQFIPYARPLAHRLLHAVRGLPLLLLLALAATGCGEKKTEKPAPPRPVRYLVVANSAANPQTVRTGEIRAHDETTLAFRLDGRMISREVDIGARVHAGQVLASLESETGKNQLASARADVESARAAEQVAALNLKRMQALMPSGAIARTQLDSARADWQSASSKLKSSTAALRNAEQNLSWTQLVAPADGIITRVNASAGQVVSAGQAVFTLATSEARDVVFAVADPRQLASNATFTVALLADPSVKASGSLRDISPQADPQTRTWQVRLALANPPTAMALGASATIALPESASAGFAVPASALSRLGQQPALFVIDDKNRAQPRMVTLGGYSASSAFIRSGLRPGDRVITAGVSKLRAGEQVIAGELQP; from the coding sequence ATGTCAGAACAGTTTATCCCTTACGCACGCCCGCTAGCGCACAGGCTTTTACACGCTGTGCGCGGGCTTCCTCTGCTGCTATTGCTGGCGCTGGCCGCGACCGGCTGTGGCGAGAAAAAAACCGAAAAACCGGCACCGCCGCGTCCGGTGCGTTACCTGGTCGTCGCTAACAGTGCGGCAAACCCGCAAACGGTGCGCACCGGCGAGATCCGTGCTCATGATGAGACAACGCTGGCCTTCCGCCTGGATGGCCGCATGATTTCCCGTGAGGTGGATATTGGCGCGCGGGTGCATGCCGGGCAGGTGCTGGCCTCCCTTGAGAGCGAAACCGGTAAAAACCAGCTCGCCAGCGCCCGCGCCGATGTGGAGAGCGCCCGCGCGGCTGAGCAGGTGGCGGCGCTGAATCTGAAACGGATGCAGGCATTAATGCCCTCCGGCGCGATTGCCCGCACGCAACTCGACAGCGCCCGCGCCGACTGGCAGTCGGCATCATCAAAACTGAAAAGCAGCACTGCGGCATTACGCAATGCCGAGCAGAATCTGAGCTGGACGCAGCTGGTCGCCCCGGCAGACGGCATTATCACACGCGTTAACGCCTCTGCCGGGCAGGTGGTCAGCGCCGGGCAGGCGGTCTTTACCCTCGCTACCAGCGAGGCGCGCGACGTGGTGTTTGCCGTTGCCGACCCGCGCCAGCTGGCATCAAACGCAACTTTCACAGTTGCGCTGCTGGCGGATCCGTCAGTGAAGGCGAGCGGCAGCCTGCGCGATATCAGCCCGCAGGCCGATCCGCAGACGCGCACCTGGCAGGTGCGGCTGGCGCTGGCAAACCCGCCCACGGCGATGGCGCTCGGTGCCAGCGCCACCATTGCGCTGCCGGAATCAGCATCTGCAGGCTTTGCGGTGCCCGCCTCAGCGTTAAGCCGCCTTGGTCAACAACCGGCGCTGTTTGTGATTGATGATAAAAACCGGGCGCAGCCGCGCATGGTGACGCTGGGCGGCTATAGCGCCTCATCGGCGTTTATCCGTTCCGGTCTGCGCCCCGGCGACAGGGTAATTACTGCGGGCGTCAGCAAATTGCGCGCCGGTGAGCAGGTGATCGCCGGGGAGTTGCAGCCATGA
- a CDS encoding sensor histidine kinase gives MKNLAQQSLWRWICVRILALAIGTVIIIALCMWLRYAVQTVWILHAMPAPVRAEFLLLKENPEINPTRFHEIVDTWWGLSYSTPSIASTDWILVSVLVLVMIPFIVFMGLRYARPLTLQFSRLRDAAEEVTQGTFGAQAELVKEAPAEMVRFASDFNGMTRQLARYERELRASHVAMAHELRSPLTAAIGRLQGMLDGVFEPSPAQMTMVMKQLQLLRRLTDELHLLSLADAGQLMLNCQPLLLDDLLRERAAWMKPQADAAGFTFTLTAPTPAPLEGDAFRLGQVFTVLMENAVRYGRQGGHLFIALTSQASGYLIDFTDDGPGVEDDFLPLMFDRFTRAETSRARHSGGSGLGLSIAQAIVHAHGGSISAALPEAGGLAITLHLPHVVAAQEKLQP, from the coding sequence ATGAAAAATTTAGCTCAACAGTCGCTCTGGCGCTGGATCTGCGTGCGCATCCTTGCGCTGGCGATCGGTACAGTGATCATCATCGCGCTCTGTATGTGGCTGCGCTACGCCGTGCAGACTGTCTGGATCCTGCACGCCATGCCTGCGCCGGTGCGCGCCGAGTTTCTGCTGTTGAAAGAGAACCCGGAGATCAACCCGACGCGCTTTCACGAAATCGTCGACACCTGGTGGGGGCTGAGCTACTCCACCCCCTCTATCGCCTCGACGGACTGGATCCTGGTCAGCGTGCTGGTGCTGGTGATGATCCCCTTTATCGTCTTTATGGGGCTGCGCTATGCCCGCCCGCTGACCCTGCAATTTAGCCGCCTGCGCGACGCCGCCGAAGAGGTGACGCAGGGGACATTTGGTGCGCAAGCCGAACTGGTAAAAGAAGCCCCCGCAGAAATGGTGCGCTTTGCCAGCGACTTTAACGGCATGACCCGCCAGCTGGCGCGCTATGAGCGTGAACTGCGCGCCTCCCACGTGGCGATGGCTCACGAATTGCGCTCACCGCTCACCGCCGCGATTGGTCGCCTGCAGGGGATGCTGGATGGCGTGTTTGAGCCGAGTCCTGCGCAGATGACGATGGTGATGAAGCAATTACAACTGCTGCGCCGCTTAACGGATGAGCTGCACCTGCTCTCGCTGGCTGACGCCGGGCAGCTGATGCTCAACTGCCAGCCGCTGCTCTTAGACGATCTGCTGCGCGAACGCGCGGCGTGGATGAAGCCGCAGGCCGATGCCGCCGGGTTCACCTTTACCCTGACCGCGCCAACGCCCGCGCCGCTGGAGGGCGACGCTTTCCGCTTAGGGCAGGTCTTTACGGTGCTGATGGAGAATGCGGTGCGTTACGGGCGGCAGGGCGGCCATCTGTTTATCGCCCTCACATCGCAGGCGAGCGGCTACCTGATTGATTTCACCGATGACGGCCCCGGCGTGGAGGATGATTTTCTGCCGCTGATGTTTGACCGCTTTACACGGGCCGAGACCTCGCGCGCGCGCCATTCCGGCGGCAGCGGCCTTGGGTTATCCATCGCCCAGGCAATCGTTCATGCCCACGGCGGCAGCATCAGCGCCGCGCTGCCGGAAGCGGGTGGGCTGGCGATCACCCTTCACCTTCCCCACGTGGTTGCGGCGCAAGAAAAGTTGCAGCCTTGA
- a CDS encoding response regulator: MVAKRVLVIEDDADAAGVLEAYLRRENYEVTLASDGLAGLELAQRCKPDLILLDVMLPGMNGSEVLAALRRKSDVPVIMVTALGDAPDRIGALRYGADDYVVKPYHPGEVVARVQAVLRRTQRAETQEEVLRWHNLAVDTVAISVTVTQENNQTRALELTPTEFSLLTTLMRHPTRAFSRQHLLEHCLPESEALERVVDTHVYNLRKKLENAGVSGVLSNVRGVGYRFSQP, translated from the coding sequence ATGGTGGCGAAAAGAGTGCTGGTGATTGAGGATGACGCGGATGCGGCGGGCGTGCTGGAGGCCTATCTGCGCCGTGAAAATTATGAGGTGACGCTGGCGAGCGACGGCCTGGCCGGGCTGGAGCTGGCGCAGCGCTGCAAGCCCGATCTGATCCTGCTTGATGTGATGCTGCCCGGCATGAACGGCAGCGAAGTGCTGGCGGCGCTGCGGCGCAAAAGTGATGTGCCGGTGATCATGGTCACCGCGCTCGGCGATGCCCCCGACCGTATTGGCGCGCTGCGTTACGGCGCGGATGATTATGTGGTGAAGCCCTATCACCCCGGCGAAGTGGTGGCGCGCGTGCAGGCGGTACTGCGGCGCACGCAGCGCGCGGAAACCCAGGAGGAGGTGCTGCGCTGGCACAACCTCGCGGTCGACACCGTCGCCATTAGCGTGACCGTCACGCAAGAAAATAACCAGACGCGCGCGCTGGAGCTGACGCCGACGGAATTCTCCCTGCTTACGACACTGATGCGCCATCCCACCCGCGCCTTCTCCCGCCAGCATCTGCTGGAGCACTGCCTGCCCGAAAGCGAAGCGCTGGAGCGCGTGGTCGATACGCACGTCTACAACCTGCGTAAAAAGCTGGAAAACGCGGGCGTCAGCGGCGTGTTAAGCAATGTGCGCGGCGTCGGTTACAGGTTCTCTCAACCATGA
- a CDS encoding MipA/OmpV family protein, which yields MITRKRTLYSLCALLATTASAAHADDDPSAQNGVTVGIGAQSAPRYSGSDKQRLQFVPLIQARDNALFIDSQKGIGYDLQSDNGLYLEHTLGYGLGRDESNSSWRDGANSLKGMGKIDATMNTALAVGWSITPWLSVEGKATLPLTDSQGVQYQTSVTLLPVQSASDTVAIQSAALFGDSRYINTFYGVSARQSQRSGFRPYDRAGGFYGVNSSLTWSHQFDEHWGTLLSAGYTWLGDRAGDSPIVSQRNQGTGTVAVTWTF from the coding sequence ATGATAACCAGAAAACGTACGTTGTATAGCCTCTGCGCCCTGCTGGCGACCACCGCCTCTGCGGCGCACGCCGATGATGATCCATCGGCACAAAATGGCGTCACTGTAGGCATCGGCGCACAGTCTGCGCCGCGTTACAGCGGTTCAGACAAGCAGCGCCTGCAATTCGTTCCACTGATCCAGGCGCGCGATAACGCCCTCTTCATTGATTCGCAAAAGGGCATCGGTTACGACCTGCAAAGCGATAACGGTCTCTATCTCGAACATACGCTCGGTTACGGTCTTGGCCGCGATGAGAGCAACTCCTCCTGGCGCGACGGAGCCAATAGCCTGAAAGGGATGGGGAAAATCGATGCCACGATGAATACCGCGCTTGCCGTCGGCTGGTCGATCACCCCGTGGCTCTCCGTTGAAGGCAAAGCGACGCTGCCGCTGACCGACAGCCAGGGCGTGCAGTATCAAACCTCGGTGACGCTGCTGCCGGTGCAGAGCGCCAGCGATACCGTTGCAATCCAGTCTGCTGCCCTGTTTGGCGACAGCCGCTACATCAACACCTTTTATGGCGTCAGCGCGCGGCAGAGCCAGCGCAGCGGTTTTCGCCCCTATGATCGCGCGGGCGGTTTCTACGGCGTCAACAGCTCGCTCACCTGGAGCCATCAGTTCGACGAACACTGGGGAACGCTGCTGAGCGCGGGCTACACCTGGCTTGGCGATCGCGCGGGCGACAGCCCGATTGTCTCGCAACGCAATCAGGGCACCGGCACGGTAGCCGTAACCTGGACCTTCTGA
- a CDS encoding GNAT family N-acetyltransferase, translated as MQIEELDRDFFSRLMASNEVQHYISDARTPEEIEEAFTARLPHWQPGSAHWLCLVVRDRASGERLGVIGYIHREADCAEVGFLFAPEAQGKGYARESLQAVCDFAFNKGGIRRLTAMVTAGNHPSRRLLEKVGFVLEGELRESYWLHNRWHNDWLFGLLRQDYLHQ; from the coding sequence ATGCAAATCGAGGAACTGGATCGCGATTTTTTTAGCCGCCTGATGGCGAGCAATGAGGTGCAGCATTACATCTCGGACGCGCGCACGCCAGAGGAGATCGAGGAGGCTTTCACCGCCCGCTTGCCGCACTGGCAACCGGGGAGCGCGCACTGGCTCTGCCTGGTGGTGCGCGACAGAGCGAGCGGTGAAAGGCTCGGCGTCATCGGCTATATCCATCGCGAAGCAGACTGCGCCGAAGTGGGGTTTCTCTTTGCTCCCGAGGCGCAGGGAAAAGGCTATGCGCGCGAGTCGTTACAGGCGGTGTGCGATTTCGCCTTCAATAAAGGCGGCATCCGGCGGCTGACGGCGATGGTCACCGCCGGCAATCACCCCTCTCGCCGCCTGCTGGAAAAGGTGGGGTTTGTGCTGGAGGGCGAGCTGCGCGAGAGCTATTGGCTGCATAACCGCTGGCACAATGACTGGCTGTTTGGCCTGCTGCGCCAGGATTATCTCCATCAATAA